The Lysobacter enzymogenes genome window below encodes:
- a CDS encoding phosphomannomutase/phosphoglucomutase produces MVDVKLEKPQISAAQLRPALLPVAALCGVLALWMAWAGVQQHLDSSRRNDLIQVRDAAVTSAHNALGVEHKRLRDRLATAPMQAALQAGDFKAASAELGKDWPGASNGAVLPADLAEQYAALPGSGYGRLGAMEAAIVADKPMAAIVREGGKPVLALAAPARAGEQLVGVAYVQLPLQRVSDGVEKAEIGGSSYLALRQGGFSAIERGDTALNNGAEAMAAPIPGSDLRVAAAVPDIAGGPLGMGALPCFIAAVVLALLAFVAARLRQRLGRTTGPVEDEGPVQTLAETMSAPIADANAINVSDNTLEAAPRPLAVDNGIFRAYDIRGVVGQSLDPGIAELIGQAVGSVMHDQGLTEIVVGRDGRLSGPSLMEGLIAGLRKAGRNVVDIGMAPTPVVYFGAYHLRAGSCISLTGSHNPPDYNGFKIVVGGETLSGDAITDLYRRIVGGRLHTAAEPGTLTPRDISEDYVQRIASDIQIDRPLKVVVDAGNGVAGDIGPRVLAAIGAEVTPLYCEIDGEFPNHHPDPSEPHNLIDLIKMVQRLDADLGIAFDGDGDRLGVVTRDGHNIFPDRLLMLFAADVLERNPGAMIIYDVKCTGRLPGHILRHGGSPLMWKTGHSLIKAKMRETDAELAGEMSGHFFFKERWYGFDDGIYSAARLLEILAAQADTPTQTLNELPNGVATPEIKVDAPDGDPHSFVERFRNEASFEGARLSTIDGLRVDFPDGWGLVRASNTTPILVMRFDADSQAAMERIQGLFRAQLHAIKPDLALPF; encoded by the coding sequence ATGGTCGATGTGAAGCTGGAAAAGCCGCAGATCTCCGCGGCGCAACTCAGGCCCGCGCTGCTGCCGGTCGCGGCGCTGTGCGGCGTGCTGGCGTTGTGGATGGCCTGGGCCGGGGTGCAGCAGCATCTGGATTCCTCGCGCCGCAACGACCTGATCCAGGTGCGCGACGCAGCGGTGACCAGCGCCCACAACGCGCTCGGCGTCGAGCACAAGCGCCTGCGCGACCGCCTCGCGACCGCGCCGATGCAGGCCGCGCTGCAGGCCGGCGACTTCAAGGCCGCCAGCGCCGAACTCGGCAAGGACTGGCCCGGCGCCAGCAACGGCGCGGTGCTGCCGGCCGATCTGGCCGAGCAGTACGCGGCCCTGCCCGGCAGCGGTTACGGCCGGCTCGGCGCGATGGAGGCGGCGATCGTCGCCGACAAGCCGATGGCGGCGATCGTGCGCGAAGGCGGCAAGCCGGTGCTGGCGCTGGCGGCGCCGGCGCGCGCCGGCGAGCAGCTGGTCGGCGTGGCCTACGTGCAGCTGCCGTTGCAGCGCGTCAGCGACGGCGTGGAAAAGGCCGAGATCGGCGGCAGCAGCTATCTGGCCCTGCGCCAGGGCGGCTTCAGCGCGATCGAGCGCGGCGACACCGCGCTCAACAACGGCGCCGAGGCGATGGCCGCGCCGATCCCCGGCAGCGACCTGCGCGTGGCCGCGGCGGTGCCCGACATCGCCGGCGGCCCGCTCGGCATGGGCGCGCTGCCGTGCTTCATCGCCGCGGTGGTGCTGGCCCTGCTCGCGTTCGTGGCGGCGCGGCTGCGTCAGCGCCTGGGCCGGACGACCGGTCCGGTCGAGGACGAAGGTCCCGTTCAGACGCTGGCTGAGACCATGAGCGCTCCTATTGCCGATGCGAATGCGATAAACGTGAGCGATAACACCCTCGAAGCCGCACCGCGGCCGCTGGCCGTGGACAACGGCATCTTCCGCGCCTACGACATCCGCGGCGTGGTCGGCCAAAGCCTCGATCCGGGCATCGCCGAACTGATCGGCCAGGCGGTGGGCTCGGTGATGCACGACCAGGGCCTGACCGAAATTGTCGTAGGCCGCGACGGCCGCCTGTCCGGCCCGAGCCTCATGGAAGGCCTGATCGCCGGCCTGCGCAAGGCCGGCCGCAACGTCGTCGACATCGGCATGGCGCCGACGCCGGTGGTCTACTTCGGCGCCTACCACCTGCGCGCCGGCTCCTGCATTTCGCTGACCGGCAGCCACAACCCGCCGGACTACAACGGCTTCAAGATCGTGGTCGGCGGCGAAACCCTGTCGGGCGACGCGATCACCGACCTGTACCGGCGCATCGTCGGCGGCCGCCTGCACACCGCGGCCGAGCCGGGCACGCTGACCCCGCGCGACATCTCCGAGGACTACGTCCAGCGGATCGCGTCCGACATCCAGATCGACCGCCCGCTCAAGGTCGTGGTCGACGCCGGCAACGGCGTGGCCGGCGACATCGGCCCGCGCGTGCTGGCCGCGATCGGCGCCGAGGTCACCCCGCTGTACTGCGAGATCGACGGCGAGTTCCCGAACCACCACCCCGACCCGAGCGAGCCGCACAACCTGATCGACCTGATCAAGATGGTGCAGCGCCTGGACGCGGACCTCGGCATCGCCTTCGACGGCGACGGCGACCGCCTCGGCGTGGTCACCCGCGACGGCCACAACATCTTCCCCGACCGCCTGCTGATGCTGTTCGCCGCCGACGTGCTCGAGCGCAACCCCGGCGCGATGATCATCTACGACGTGAAGTGCACCGGCCGCCTGCCGGGCCACATCCTGCGCCACGGCGGCAGCCCGCTGATGTGGAAGACCGGCCACTCGCTGATCAAGGCCAAGATGCGCGAGACCGACGCCGAGCTGGCCGGCGAGATGAGCGGCCACTTCTTCTTCAAGGAGCGCTGGTACGGCTTCGACGACGGCATCTACTCGGCCGCGCGCCTGCTCGAGATCCTGGCCGCGCAGGCCGACACGCCGACCCAGACCCTCAACGAGCTGCCCAACGGCGTGGCCACCCCGGAGATCAAGGTCGACGCGCCCGACGGCGACCCGCACAGCTTCGTCGAGCGCTTCCGCAACGAGGCCTCGTTCGAGGGCGCGCGCCTGTCGACCATCGACGGCCTGCGCGTGGACTTCCCCGACGGCTGGGGCCTGGTGCGCGCGTCCAACACCACGCCGATCCTGGTGATGCGCTTCGACGCCGACAGCCAGGCGGCGATGGAACGCATCCAGGGCCTGTTCCGCGCCCAGCTGCACGCGATCAAGCCGGATCTGGCGCTGCCGTTCTGA
- the dut gene encoding dUTP diphosphatase, whose translation MHHTLELKILDPRFGDEWPLPAYATPASAGLDLRAALEHELVLQPGDAALLPSGLAVHVGDPTMCAVVLPRSGLGHKHGIVLGNGTGLIDADYQGPLLISVWNRGREAYTIQPGDRVAQLVLLPIVRAQLQVVEQFQASERGEGGFGHTGVR comes from the coding sequence ATGCACCACACCCTGGAACTGAAGATCCTCGACCCGCGTTTCGGCGACGAATGGCCGCTGCCGGCCTACGCGACCCCGGCCAGCGCCGGCCTGGACCTGCGCGCGGCGCTGGAGCACGAACTGGTGCTGCAACCCGGCGACGCCGCGCTGCTGCCGTCGGGCCTGGCCGTGCACGTCGGCGATCCGACGATGTGCGCGGTGGTGCTGCCGCGTTCCGGCCTGGGCCACAAGCACGGCATCGTGCTCGGCAACGGCACCGGCCTGATCGACGCCGACTACCAGGGCCCTTTGCTGATCAGCGTGTGGAACCGCGGCCGCGAGGCTTATACGATCCAGCCGGGCGACCGGGTCGCGCAGCTGGTGCTGTTGCCGATCGTGCGCGCGCAGTTGCAGGTGGTGGAACAGTTCCAGGCCAGCGAACGCGGCGAGGGCGGCTTCGGCCATACCGGCGTGCGCTGA
- a CDS encoding GNAT family N-acetyltransferase, which translates to MTDTPPPDRPAPPAVRVGVVSPMLAPAVRSLQVAPEQLPFVGDTAYNLEQTRLDRNSEAMAVLAGERVVGFYRLDFSVEAIAGRALGEPSVGLRAYVIDRREQGRGYGTAAMRACIEDLRRRYPQRSLLALTVNVRNQAAIAAYLKAGFHDTGELYHGGPSGPQHLMLYRLAPAPAPSPSPIATAP; encoded by the coding sequence ATGACCGATACGCCCCCGCCCGACCGTCCCGCGCCGCCCGCCGTGCGGGTCGGCGTGGTCTCGCCGATGCTGGCCCCCGCGGTGCGCAGCCTGCAGGTCGCGCCCGAGCAACTGCCCTTCGTCGGCGACACCGCCTACAACCTCGAACAGACCCGCCTGGACCGCAACAGCGAAGCGATGGCGGTGCTGGCCGGCGAGCGCGTGGTCGGCTTCTACCGGCTCGACTTCAGCGTCGAGGCGATCGCCGGCCGCGCCCTGGGCGAACCCAGCGTCGGCCTGCGCGCCTACGTCATCGACCGGCGCGAACAGGGCCGCGGCTACGGCACCGCGGCGATGCGCGCCTGCATCGAGGACCTGCGCCGGCGCTACCCGCAGCGCAGCCTGCTGGCGCTGACGGTCAACGTGCGCAACCAGGCCGCCATCGCCGCGTACCTGAAGGCCGGCTTCCACGACACCGGCGAGCTTTACCACGGCGGTCCGTCCGGCCCGCAGCACCTGATGCTGTACCGGCTGGCGCCCGCGCCGGCCCCCTCCCCTTCCCCCATCGCGACCGCGCCATGA
- the argS gene encoding arginine--tRNA ligase, which yields MKTTLHALVAQAIEALRAAGTVPADLPTPDFVIERPKNRGQGDFSTNAAMLLAKPARANPRELAQKLVAALPADADIGKVEIAGPGFINFHVDEAAWRRQIGEVFAQGANYGRNASGAGRRAGVEFVSANPTGPLHVGHGRAGVIGDCIARVLDANGWDVMREFYYNDAGVQINNLAVSTQLRARGLKPGDEGWPDSAYNGDYIADVARAYLDGATVEFENHAVTGKGDIDDLDAIRQFAVAYLRREQNEDLAAFGVGFDVYFLESSLYEQDKVEETVRELVAHGHTYEEGGALWLRSTDFGDDKDRVMRKSDGTYTYFVPDVAYHLSKWQRGYERAITELGSDHHGSLARVIAGLQALDAGIPKGWPEYVLHQMVTVMRGGEEVKLSKRAGSYLTLRDLIDETGRDAVRWFLIARKPDSQLTFDIDLARSQSMDNPVYYVQVSHARMHGLLRQLNERGLSYDQADGLAQPLDLNDVAAHELIAAIARYPDVVAAAGRDLEPHQVAGYLLELAQTFQTYYNDHQFLVDDAAQRHARLVLAMATRQVLANGLELLGIHAPEVM from the coding sequence GTGAAAACCACCCTCCACGCTCTGGTCGCGCAGGCCATCGAAGCACTGCGCGCCGCCGGCACCGTGCCGGCCGACCTGCCCACGCCCGATTTCGTGATCGAGCGCCCGAAGAACCGAGGCCAGGGCGATTTCTCGACCAACGCCGCGATGCTGCTGGCCAAGCCGGCGCGCGCCAATCCGCGCGAACTCGCGCAGAAGCTGGTCGCCGCGCTGCCGGCCGACGCCGACATCGGCAAGGTCGAGATCGCGGGCCCGGGCTTCATCAATTTCCATGTCGACGAAGCCGCCTGGCGCCGCCAGATCGGCGAGGTCTTCGCCCAGGGCGCCAACTACGGCCGCAACGCCAGCGGCGCCGGCCGCCGCGCCGGCGTCGAATTCGTCTCGGCCAACCCGACCGGCCCGCTGCACGTCGGCCACGGCCGCGCCGGCGTGATCGGCGACTGCATCGCGCGCGTGCTCGACGCCAACGGCTGGGACGTGATGCGCGAGTTCTACTACAACGACGCCGGCGTGCAGATCAACAATCTCGCCGTCTCCACCCAACTGCGCGCGCGCGGCCTCAAGCCCGGCGACGAGGGCTGGCCGGACAGCGCCTACAACGGCGACTACATCGCCGACGTGGCCCGCGCGTATCTCGACGGCGCCACGGTCGAGTTCGAGAACCACGCCGTCACCGGCAAGGGCGACATCGACGATCTCGATGCGATCCGCCAGTTCGCCGTGGCCTACCTGCGCCGCGAGCAGAACGAGGACCTGGCCGCGTTCGGCGTCGGCTTCGACGTGTATTTCCTGGAAAGCTCGCTGTACGAGCAGGACAAGGTCGAGGAGACCGTGCGCGAGCTGGTCGCCCACGGCCACACCTACGAGGAAGGCGGCGCGCTGTGGCTGCGCTCGACCGACTTCGGCGACGACAAAGACCGGGTGATGCGCAAGTCCGACGGCACCTACACCTACTTCGTGCCGGACGTGGCCTATCACCTGAGCAAGTGGCAGCGCGGCTACGAGCGCGCGATCACCGAGCTGGGCTCGGACCACCACGGCTCGCTGGCGCGCGTGATCGCCGGCCTGCAGGCGCTCGACGCCGGCATCCCGAAGGGCTGGCCGGAGTACGTGCTGCACCAGATGGTCACGGTGATGCGCGGCGGCGAAGAAGTGAAGCTGTCCAAGCGCGCCGGCAGCTACCTGACCCTGCGCGACCTCATCGACGAAACCGGCCGCGACGCGGTGCGCTGGTTCCTGATCGCGCGCAAGCCCGATTCGCAGCTGACCTTCGACATCGACCTGGCGCGCTCGCAGTCGATGGACAATCCGGTCTACTACGTGCAGGTCTCGCACGCGCGCATGCACGGCCTGCTGCGCCAGCTGAACGAGCGCGGCCTGTCCTACGACCAGGCCGACGGGCTGGCCCAGCCGCTGGACCTGAACGACGTCGCCGCGCACGAACTGATCGCCGCGATCGCGCGCTATCCCGACGTGGTCGCCGCCGCCGGACGCGATCTGGAGCCGCATCAGGTGGCCGGCTACCTGCTGGAGTTGGCGCAGACCTTCCAGACGTATTACAACGATCACCAGTTCCTGGTCGACGACGCCGCCCAGCGCCACGCGCGGCTGGTGCTGGCGATGGCGACCCGCCAGGTCCTGGCGAACGGTCTGGAACTGTTGGGGATCCACGCCCCGGAGGTGATGTAA
- the pyrE gene encoding orotate phosphoribosyltransferase — MTDHRTRFLQLALKAEALRFGEFTLKSGRVSPYFFNAGRFDSGAALAALAACYADAIDAAGLDFDLLFGPAYKGIPLASALGCEYAGRGRDLPLAFNRKEAKSHGEGGMLIGAPLAGRRVLIVDDVITAGTAIREALGLIRDGGGTVAGIVIALDRQEAVDPAQSRRSAAETVAIEHGLPVVAIAGLDDLLAFTGASAEFAAQRERLLAYRAAYGREG; from the coding sequence ATGACCGACCACCGCACCCGCTTCCTGCAACTGGCCCTGAAGGCCGAGGCCCTGCGCTTCGGCGAATTCACCCTGAAATCCGGGCGGGTCAGCCCGTACTTCTTCAACGCCGGACGCTTCGACTCCGGCGCCGCGCTGGCCGCGCTGGCGGCCTGCTACGCCGACGCGATCGACGCCGCCGGGCTCGATTTCGACCTGCTGTTCGGCCCGGCCTACAAGGGCATCCCGCTGGCCAGCGCGCTGGGCTGCGAGTACGCCGGCCGCGGCCGCGACCTGCCGCTGGCGTTCAACCGCAAGGAAGCCAAGAGCCACGGCGAGGGCGGGATGCTGATCGGCGCGCCGCTGGCCGGGCGGCGGGTGCTGATCGTCGACGACGTGATCACCGCCGGCACCGCGATCCGCGAAGCGCTCGGGCTGATCCGCGACGGCGGCGGCACGGTCGCCGGCATCGTCATCGCGCTGGACCGGCAGGAAGCCGTGGACCCTGCACAATCCCGACGCTCGGCGGCAGAAACTGTCGCAATCGAACACGGCCTGCCGGTCGTGGCGATCGCCGGGCTCGACGATCTGCTCGCCTTCACCGGCGCCAGCGCCGAGTTCGCCGCCCAGCGCGAGCGCCTGCTGGCCTATCGCGCCGCCTACGGCCGCGAGGGCTGA
- a CDS encoding SPOR domain-containing protein: MAARRGKSQAKRNHQSNDGLPGWAWGVLGLLLGVVLILVVPKYLKSDGKGDGFFRPQPNPDAQPAAVSADEDSVAPEGSPRPARADAAQGKNGKPKDAAGKDPKSKDGTEYDFYTLLPGREVEMSDAELAATEAAEEQRRAAQQRRAGQTAAANPAAANPASSHAASNPDAAQPRNAAQTSGPATASLPRPVDTIAPAASKPPTQVASATPPPSTVTPKPPVVSAAQGSAATPAATVASAAAAAADDNTRYLLQAGAFQASGQAEEMKAKIAMLGLGARVESAQISGKTVYRVRMGPYGTAGDLAEAKRKLADGGLPGMAIKVQ; this comes from the coding sequence GTGGCAGCACGACGCGGCAAATCGCAGGCCAAGCGCAACCACCAGAGCAACGACGGCCTGCCCGGCTGGGCCTGGGGCGTGCTCGGGCTGCTGCTCGGGGTCGTGCTGATCCTGGTCGTCCCCAAGTACCTCAAGTCCGACGGCAAGGGCGACGGTTTCTTCCGTCCGCAGCCCAATCCCGACGCCCAGCCCGCCGCGGTCAGCGCCGACGAGGATTCGGTGGCGCCGGAAGGCAGCCCGCGCCCGGCCCGCGCCGACGCCGCGCAGGGCAAGAACGGCAAGCCCAAGGACGCGGCCGGCAAGGACCCCAAGTCCAAGGACGGCACCGAGTACGACTTCTACACCCTGCTGCCGGGCCGCGAAGTGGAAATGAGCGACGCCGAGCTGGCCGCGACCGAGGCCGCCGAGGAGCAGCGCCGCGCCGCCCAGCAGCGCCGCGCCGGGCAGACCGCCGCGGCCAACCCCGCGGCCGCGAATCCTGCGTCCAGCCACGCCGCGTCCAATCCGGACGCCGCCCAGCCGCGCAACGCCGCGCAGACCTCGGGGCCGGCCACGGCCAGCCTGCCGCGGCCGGTCGACACCATCGCCCCGGCCGCGTCGAAGCCGCCGACCCAGGTCGCCAGCGCCACGCCGCCGCCGTCCACGGTGACGCCGAAGCCGCCGGTCGTGTCCGCCGCGCAAGGCAGCGCCGCGACGCCGGCCGCGACCGTCGCCAGCGCCGCCGCGGCGGCCGCCGACGACAACACCCGCTACCTGCTGCAGGCCGGCGCGTTCCAGGCCTCCGGCCAGGCCGAGGAAATGAAGGCCAAGATCGCCATGCTCGGCCTTGGCGCGCGGGTCGAATCGGCGCAGATCAGCGGCAAGACCGTGTACCGGGTGCGCATGGGGCCGTACGGCACCGCCGGCGATCTGGCCGAAGCCAAGCGCAAGCTCGCCGACGGCGGCTTGCCGGGGATGGCGATCAAGGTTCAGTAA
- the radC gene encoding RadC family protein codes for MRIQEWPSAERPREKLLASGAAVLSDAELLALILGSGVRGHDAVGTARRLLAEHGPLATLLEQSPARLLRMRGIGQARACALKAALELAARSQMADLERGSAVTDPPSAGRYLAQKLRGRPHEVFAAMFLNSRHGVIGYQELFHGSVDGAEVHPREVVRQALQRNAAAVIVGHNHPSGNAEPSPADRAVTLRLREALALMDIRLLDHFVVGDGKPVSMALRGWV; via the coding sequence ATGCGAATCCAAGAATGGCCCAGCGCGGAGCGGCCGCGCGAAAAACTGCTCGCCAGCGGCGCCGCCGTCCTCTCGGACGCCGAGCTGCTGGCGCTGATCCTGGGCTCCGGCGTGCGCGGCCACGACGCGGTCGGCACCGCGCGCCGCCTGCTCGCCGAACACGGCCCGCTGGCGACGCTGCTGGAGCAGTCGCCGGCGCGGCTGCTGCGCATGCGCGGCATCGGCCAGGCCCGCGCCTGCGCGCTCAAGGCCGCGCTGGAACTGGCCGCGCGCAGCCAGATGGCCGACCTGGAGCGCGGCAGCGCGGTCACCGATCCGCCCTCGGCCGGGCGCTATCTGGCGCAGAAGCTGCGCGGCCGCCCGCACGAGGTGTTCGCGGCGATGTTCCTCAACAGCCGCCATGGCGTGATCGGCTACCAGGAGCTGTTCCACGGCAGCGTCGACGGCGCCGAGGTGCATCCGCGCGAAGTGGTGCGGCAGGCGCTGCAACGCAACGCCGCGGCGGTCATCGTCGGCCACAACCACCCCAGCGGCAACGCCGAACCCAGTCCGGCCGACCGCGCCGTGACCCTGCGGCTGAGGGAGGCGCTGGCGCTGATGGACATCCGCCTGCTCGACCATTTCGTGGTCGGCGACGGCAAGCCGGTGTCGATGGCGCTGCGCGGCTGGGTGTGA